Proteins encoded in a region of the Dreissena polymorpha isolate Duluth1 chromosome 6, UMN_Dpol_1.0, whole genome shotgun sequence genome:
- the LOC127835167 gene encoding uncharacterized protein LOC127835167, translating to MELKGRVIVYSILGCPHCMRAKNTLQELGVPYTDISLDKFPHVRADVQSRTQRRTVPQIFFNEKHIGGNDDLQTLVSNKEDFAAALEVLKTTSPGPDAPSIPDPSTAVKSADPGDFVCEPDEYAELVQDLRKSGIIKDHRSGLLRSYKNSFSGKDFVDWVVKTKQLDRERAVEMGQALIDKHFGHHVKGGELFQDADIYYRLLEDDDTSALNSGSSDCDPRSAGALGEDIRKLILKIYNSFLSSDGKKVNYKGIGESSEFEQYIHLTKELVRVQIVEASREEKLAFFINVYNALVIHANVTMGPPVNLWQRYKFFNTVRYIIGGYEYSLQDIENGVLRANRKGIGMFTRPFGSSDPRIKVALTEHEPLIHFALVCGAKSCPPIKTYSSEGIYEQLKLAAESFLEGDDGCQVDMSKKTIKLSQILKWYSLDFGKNKEEVVEWVHKHMAESEKRSQVGELLSSKNFKLSHMPYDWGINS from the exons ATGGAGTTAAAAGGACGGGTGATTGTGTACTCAATCCTTGGATGCCCCCATTGCATGCGGGCCAAGAACACGTTACAAGAGCTTGGTGTGCCATATACAGACATTAGCTTAGATAAATTTCCACACGTGAGGGCTGATGTGCAGTCAAGGACCCAGAGGCGAACAGTTCCGCAGATTTTTTTTAACGAGAAACACATCGGTGGGAATGATGATCTGCAGACATTG GTAAGTAACAAGGAAGACTTCGCTGCAGCCCTGGAGGTTTTGAAGACCACATCCCCAGGGCCAGATGCCCCTTCTATACCAGACCCAAGCACAGCTGTGAAATCTGCTG ACCCAGGGGACTTTGTATGTGAGCCTGATGAGTATGCTGAACTCGTTCAAGATCTGAGAAAGTCAGGAATCATCAAAGATCATCGCTCTGGTCTCCTCCGCTCATACAAAAACTCATTCAGTGGGAAAGACTTTGTTGATTGGGTCGTGAAAACGAAACAGCTTG ACAGAGAAAGAGCTGTAGAAATGGGTCAGGCTTTGATTGACAAGCATTTTGGTCATCACGTGAAGGGTGGGGAGTTGTTCCAGGATGCTGACATATACTACCGCCTACTGGAGGATGATGACACATCTGCACTGAATTCTGGGTCTTCAGATTGTGACCCAAGATCTG CTGGTGCACTGGGGGAAGATATTAGGAAGTTGATCTTGAAAATTTACAATAGCTTCTTATCATCTGATGGCAAG AAAGTTAACTACAAAGGTATCGGTGAAAGCAGCGAGTTTGAACAGTACATACATCTCACAAAGGAGCTGGTGCGAGTGCAGATAGTTGAGGCGTCGAGGGAGGAGAAGTTGGCATTCTTCATCAATGTTTACAACGCTCTTGTGATACACGCCAATGTAACCATGGGGCCCCCAGTGAATCTCTGGCAGAGGTACAAG TTCTTTAACACAGTGCGGTATATAATTGGAGGGTATGAATACTCGCTACAGGATATCGAGAATGGAGTCCTAAGGGCCAATAGAAAAGGAATTG GCATGTTCACAAGACCATTTGGTTCCTCTGACCCTCGTATAAAGGTGGCACTAACAGAACACGAGCCTTTGATTCACTTTGCACTTGTTTGTGGGGCCAAAAGTTGCCCACCCATAAAAACTTACTCTTCTGAG GGCATCTATGAGCAACTGAAGCTGGCTGCAGAGTCCTTTCTAGAGGGGGATGATGGCTGTCAGGTGGACATGAGCAAAAAGACCATTAAGTTGTCACAGATCCTCAAATGGTACAGTCTGGACTTTGGCAAGAACAAGGAGGAG GTGGTAGAATGGGTTCACAAGCACATGGCTGAGAGTGAGAAGAGGTCACAAGTTGGCGAGTTGCTGAGCAGCAAGAACTTCAAGCTTTCTCATATGCCTTATGACTGGGGAATCAACTCATAA